The stretch of DNA taataaaattttaaagttctaatattattaatttataaatgttctacTGTACATTCCTTTTGTTGATTAACTTCTGTGAAAAGCTTTATTTCCCCTCCAACAAATGATATATTACCATAACTTGATAAATATATGTGAAAGTTAATATACTACTTAATTatctcataaatataaaaataattactaaTTATATTGAAAGTTATAATATCATGACTGGTAAAAGAAGCAAATAAATCTCTTCTACTATATATGCGCTTGATATATGTGACAAAGACCCACAAAGAATAAAAACACAGAGCACTCAGCGGAAGAAAACTCATTAAATCTCCGGCGTATTCTATGGCGGAGGAGAATCAAAAAGACACCGTAGAACTGAAACCAAGAAGAAAACCACCACACTTTGTGCTGGTACACGGCATGAGCTTAGGATCATGGTGCTGGTACAAAATCAAGTGCCTCATGGAAGTCTCTGGCTACACCGTTACTTGCATCGACCTCAAATCCTCCGGCATCGATCCTTCCTCTGCCGATAGTCTAACTTCATTCGACCAATACAACCAACCACTCATCGACTTCCTCTCCTCATTACCAGAACAAGAACAGGTCAGCCACACACACATTAAAACCCTAATTGTATTGTTTCTTGTATCTGAAGCAAACTCACTCTGTTTTCACTGTTCTGTTATTGTCACCAGGTGATACTTGTAGGTCATAGTGCAGGAGGGCTAAGCTTAACGAGCTCGATACAGAGATTCCCTAAGAAGATCTGTCTGGCTGTTTATATCGCAGCCACAATGCTCAAATTCGGGCTTCAGACCGATGAAGATTTGAAAGAtgtattaaaagaaaaaaaattctttacaATGAAGGTAACTTGTGTGTGACGTTATGATGTTTTTTACAGGGAGTGCCTGACCTATCAGAACATGGTGATGTATATGAGCTCGGTTTCGGTTTAGGACCAGAGAATCCTCCTACCAGCGCCCTTATCAAACCGGAGTTCAGACGAAAGCTCCTTTACCACATGAGTCCTCAACAGGTTTCTCTAAGTTTCATTTCCTATAAAAGCTCAAGATCTAGAAGTGTTGTTCTCATGAtctgtgtttctttttttgtgaaTGTCAAGGAATGTGCGTTGGCTGCGTTAATGATGAGACCAGCTCCGCTTCTGGCGCTCACAACTGCAAAAATGGAAGAAAAGGGACAAGAAGAGGAGGTGCCGCGCGTGTACATCAAGACAATGCACGACAGGGTGATGAAACCGGAGCAGCAGGAGGCGATGATGAAACGGTGGCCACCGAGCCAAGTTTACGAAGTGGACAGCGACCATTCACCTTTCTTCTCTAACCCATTTGTTCTGTGCGGTTTACTCGTCAAAGCTGCTGTTTCCGCGGGTTCAGTATAGAACACAAGGGATAAGGATTGTGtgtattattttgttgttgATTTGATTCAAAACCAGGTTAATGGAAACAAAAACTGTTAAATTTATTACTGTTAGTTTATATGACCAAACGCATGCACGCCTGACTGTTTCTTCTACTATAGCTGGTGGAAAGCGGCTTCCTTATTCATCAGATGTCGATCATCATTGTATTCTTCTTCTCCGGTGCGTGCAGTGGAAGTAAAATAAAAGTCTCGATGTGAAGCCTAGCATATGTGTACGGTGGTAAAGTGAAGTTTATCTTAAGGAACATAAGAGAATACGATTCCATTCAAAATTCGATATCACATCAAGAAAGATGCACACCAACCCAATAGTGATTgtcataaaaatcaaaacatttattttggCAATAAAGAGTTTCAGACAAAAATCACTAACTCGGAAGAGATTCTATAACGAAAACTGGCTTCCAAACTTGATTGGCTTAGAACCTGTGCTCGAGTTTCTCCTGTTCCTGGAAGTGCTGAGCATACCTGCAAATTCATTTACGTATTTGGGAGAGGATTTAAGCACGGGACGATTATGAGAGATCACAGAGCGGAGAGAGACAATCTTCTCAGATTAGAAACACTACTATCCTATTCCTAccgtagtataaagaaatgcaATTAGCAAATCATTTTTCCAGTAATCATTGAATGAGAATGACACCACACCGTGCATAGAGAGAGTGATACACCAACGACAataataatcatatatttttctagCTTAGCAGTCTTACAATACTCAGTTTCAAAATCTACTTAATACTCTTCTTCAGCTAGCTCACTCTTATCTTTAAATCTCATTAAAAGGAACCCTAAAACTCGTAGGACTACCAGATTCGACGAACAATCATACAATCACCAGATCTTTGATATTCGATGGAGAGAGAGTTACCAGTAGGTACCGAGGACAGGAGTGAGGAGGAGAGTGGCGCTGATCCAATTCTCCGAGACCTTGTGGTGGATCTTCTCCGGGAGATCCTTCCAGAGTCCGGTCATTATCTTCTGCTGAAACGGCGATAGCGCGTATACCACCGCCTTCAACTTCACCGGCTGCTTCCCCATCTCCTCTTCTCTTCCCACCAACAAGACGACGAATCTCTCTCCCTAACACCTGAATTGacctaaatattaaacaaatcaCAACGAAGCGCAGCCGCACATATGTTCCGATTCGATTTTGGTACGGTTTATAGTTACGATTTAATGACCTGGGTCAACTTCGattggtttttgtttgcttcGGTCAGTGTAAACCGAATCGGTTAGTGACTAGTTAGTGAGTCAGTTATAACAACAGAAACAAGTGGACTTTAAAGTACCAACTATCAAGGCCTTGTATCATAAAATGTAGCTTGGGCTCAAACAATATGGACCAAAGTTTAGAGATTCATGATGCTGCTATTGGGACGCTTATTAATATTTGCTATGTATgcttatttataattttggatggatttgagttttaataaagttatagattatttaggatttagttataaaaattgtCATGatttcttttatcaaaaacatcTCTATATACCTTCTTAAACTATAAGATTTGAATCTTTCTATTTCTAATTAAAAGTTTATAGGAAAAAACACTTTGAAATCATTAAAAACTACTAAGAAATAATTTAATCATTGGATGGATCATTCTTATAAAAATAGACAATCTCTTATTAACTAACAATAGTCACTGCCAAAAATGTAAAATCATATAGAACATTATCCAATTGGTGACGGTAGTTGGAGCTCTTCAACACACTTATCTGTCGGTGGTCTCACCCACACGACCAAACCCCTTTACATTTCTTCCTCACTTTCCCCCCCCAATAGCATTATTATCATAATTAATAgcataaatcaaaattaattaaatttaagaaaCTATAGGAGAAGAGAACTAAAACCCCTCAGACactctgaaaaaaaaaagaaaaattatttataaaactcGGAAAATCGGAAAAAAATTCACTTCACTTCTTCTCGGCTGTCTGAGAGAAATTaggagaagaacaaaaaaaccTATCCGACTCGATTCGACTCCACAATCGAACCACTCTCTTGTGAATTTGGTTCCTTCTCAATCTAGGGCTTCCGCTGAACGATGGGTGTACCCACCGGATTAGAAGGTGggctttctctcttcttctgctGATAAACCTAAAGCTGCTGCTTCCCCCCCCCCTCCCTATGGGTAAACCCGAGGACGATGGGAACCTCCGCaccggagaagaagaagctctcGGAGATTCCGCGGAGAGGAGGAGGAATGCTCGTCGTCGTCGTTGTGGCTGCGGGTGTTTCGAACGGATCTCGGGGTTCGTCGGGTGCAAATGTCTCTTCGTGGTGCTTCTCTCCGTCTCCTTGTTTCTCTCCGCTTTGTTTCTGTTGCTTCCTTTCGGCGACGCGGTGGATCGTGGGGATTCGTCGTATCTCGATCGCAGATTTAAAGGTTTAGTTTCTGTTGAGAAAAAAAGTTTCCTCTTTTGGCACTTGGCATTTGGATTCTCACAGTAGATTTGACTCTTTATGTTTACTAATTACAAAAAGCTATTTTGGGAACTGAGGTTTGACCTTGAATGATTCTTTGCTTTGTTTAACTAGTAGTGTCAGACAAGAGTCAaagcttctttcttttttcaacCATTTGAGATCAAAGGAGAAGAGTCATTAGCTATTTGCTAATCCATCCATACTAGCTAATACTGGGTCGTTATTGTTTTCGTGGAGTGGCTCTTAAGGTGTTTCGGTTGCAAAAGTTGAATACTTGATGATCATCTACATAGCTTAGTATTAGATGTATGCATTGTAAGTAGAAGCTGATGAACATAAGACATCTCTTTAGAACTACGACAAATGAGATGATAAACCAATGCTGGTTATTAAGTTTTAGCCCCTTCATTTTGAGGTCATGGATATGTTAATTGATATCTCTATTAGTGTTTTTGGTTATTTCTTGCACTTACAACAACATACTTTCACTATTGACGCAGGTCATGCTCTAGTAGCGAGTTTTAGCCTCAATAGACCAAAATCTTTTCTTAATGAACATCTCGCGCAGCTTCGGAATGACATCTTCCAAGAGATGAGCTACATTTCCATCAACGTACAGtctttcatctttttcttctatAATTTCTTTTCTCGTTTCTCTTCTGATACATCTTGGTTCAATTGACTTGCAACAGGTAACTATCCTGGCTCTCGAGTCACATGAACCGAACATAACA from Raphanus sativus cultivar WK10039 unplaced genomic scaffold, ASM80110v3 Scaffold0115, whole genome shotgun sequence encodes:
- the LOC130501189 gene encoding cytochrome b-c1 complex subunit 8-1, mitochondrial; the protein is MGKQPVKLKAVVYALSPFQQKIMTGLWKDLPEKIHHKVSENWISATLLLTPVLGTYWYAQHFQEQEKLEHRF
- the LOC130501190 gene encoding methylesterase 17, which encodes MAEENQKDTVELKPRRKPPHFVLVHGMSLGSWCWYKIKCLMEVSGYTVTCIDLKSSGIDPSSADSLTSFDQYNQPLIDFLSSLPEQEQVILVGHSAGGLSLTSSIQRFPKKICLAVYIAATMLKFGLQTDEDLKDGVPDLSEHGDVYELGFGLGPENPPTSALIKPEFRRKLLYHMSPQQECALAALMMRPAPLLALTTAKMEEKGQEEEVPRVYIKTMHDRVMKPEQQEAMMKRWPPSQVYEVDSDHSPFFSNPFVLCGLLVKAAVSAGSV